The Agromyces hippuratus genome has a window encoding:
- the rimI gene encoding ribosomal protein S18-alanine N-acetyltransferase yields MSVFMRRAKVADLDRIMVLERETFEADAWPDDAMRRELESPHAYYLIAVDDEADDEAAGLLGYAGLLAPKGGGQADIQTIAVAPAIRGIGLGRGLMHALITEARRRHVAEIFLEVRADNPIARALYDSLGFEEIGIRRRYYRGGIDAVHMRLTVPPAVARPAEADAAGAASSERTPIEARDAEAKR; encoded by the coding sequence ATGAGCGTGTTCATGCGGCGGGCGAAGGTCGCCGACCTCGATCGCATCATGGTGCTCGAACGCGAGACGTTCGAGGCCGACGCCTGGCCCGACGACGCCATGCGCCGCGAACTCGAGAGCCCGCACGCCTACTACCTCATCGCGGTCGACGACGAGGCCGACGACGAGGCCGCCGGCCTGCTCGGCTACGCCGGGCTCCTCGCGCCCAAGGGCGGCGGTCAAGCCGACATCCAGACGATCGCGGTCGCGCCTGCGATCCGCGGCATCGGGCTCGGGCGCGGGCTCATGCACGCGCTCATCACCGAGGCCCGCCGACGGCACGTCGCCGAGATCTTCCTCGAGGTGCGTGCCGACAACCCCATCGCCCGCGCGCTCTACGACTCGCTCGGCTTCGAGGAGATCGGCATCCGCCGTCGCTACTACCGCGGCGGCATCGATGCCGTGCACATGCGGCTGACGGTGCCGCCCGCAGTGGCCCGGCCCGCCGAGGCGGACGCGGCCGGTGCGGCATCGTCCGAGCGCACCCCGATCGAAGCACGAGACGCGGAGGCGAAGCGATGA
- the rpsI gene encoding 30S ribosomal protein S9 has product MAKIADQIEAAPESYTTESAPEAAPTTPRAVLNVSGAAVGRRKQAIARVRLVPGAGGITVNGREFAAYFPNKLHQQLITDPFTVLELVGSYDVVAKITGGGPSGQAGALRLAIARALNEIDRENNRATLKKSGFLTRDARVIERKKAGLKKARKAPQFSKR; this is encoded by the coding sequence ATGGCGAAGATCGCAGACCAGATCGAAGCGGCTCCCGAGAGCTACACCACCGAGAGTGCCCCCGAGGCAGCTCCCACGACCCCCCGCGCCGTGCTCAACGTGTCGGGCGCGGCCGTCGGCCGTCGCAAGCAGGCCATCGCCCGCGTGCGCCTCGTTCCCGGCGCCGGTGGCATCACCGTCAACGGCCGCGAGTTCGCGGCCTACTTCCCCAACAAGCTGCACCAGCAGCTCATCACCGACCCGTTCACGGTGCTCGAGCTCGTCGGCTCGTACGACGTGGTCGCGAAGATCACGGGCGGCGGCCCCTCGGGCCAGGCAGGCGCGCTGCGTCTGGCGATCGCCCGCGCACTGAACGAGATCGACCGCGAGAACAACCGCGCGACGCTCAAGAAGTCGGGCTTCCTCACGCGTGACGCTCGCGTCATCGAGCGCAAGAAGGCCGGTCTCAAGAAGGCCCGCAAGGCGCCGCAGTTCTCGAAGCGCTGA
- the coaA gene encoding type I pantothenate kinase: MPDPQSPSSHPAQISPFIELDRADWAALAPSMPSPLRDTEIVQLRGLGEPLDPREVAEVYLPLSRLLNLYVGGTKSLHNVTSEFLRERVESTPFVIGVAGSVAVGKSTIARLLRELLARWEHTPRVELITTDGFLFPNAELERRGLMARKGFPESYDRRALLRFVSEVKAGAAEVRAPFYSHLAYDIVKDAQITVRRPDVLIVEGLNVLQPPGPGHRLAVSDLFDFTIYVDARTSDIARWYEERFLKLQRGAFANPRSYFHRFASLTEAEARARSREIWHSINEPNLLQNIRPTRSRASLVLRKGSDHTVSSVLLRKL; encoded by the coding sequence GTGCCCGATCCGCAGAGTCCGTCGTCGCACCCGGCGCAGATCTCACCATTCATCGAACTCGACCGCGCCGACTGGGCCGCGCTCGCGCCGTCGATGCCCTCGCCCCTGCGGGACACCGAGATCGTGCAGCTGCGGGGACTCGGCGAACCGCTCGATCCGCGCGAGGTCGCCGAGGTCTACCTGCCGCTCAGCCGCCTGCTGAACCTCTACGTCGGCGGCACGAAGTCGCTGCACAACGTCACGAGCGAGTTCCTGCGGGAGCGCGTCGAATCGACGCCGTTCGTGATCGGCGTGGCCGGCTCAGTGGCGGTCGGGAAGTCCACGATCGCTCGCCTGCTGCGCGAACTGCTCGCCCGCTGGGAGCACACGCCCCGGGTCGAGCTCATCACGACCGACGGATTCCTCTTCCCCAACGCCGAGCTCGAACGACGCGGGCTCATGGCGCGCAAGGGCTTCCCCGAGTCCTACGACCGGCGGGCGCTGCTCCGCTTCGTGAGCGAGGTCAAGGCGGGTGCCGCCGAAGTGCGTGCGCCGTTCTACTCGCACCTCGCGTACGACATCGTGAAAGACGCGCAGATCACCGTGCGCCGGCCCGACGTGCTCATCGTCGAGGGCCTGAACGTGCTGCAGCCGCCCGGCCCCGGGCACCGTCTCGCCGTGAGCGACCTCTTCGACTTCACGATCTACGTCGATGCGCGCACGAGCGACATCGCCCGGTGGTACGAGGAGCGGTTCCTGAAGCTCCAGCGAGGGGCCTTCGCGAACCCGCGTTCGTACTTCCACCGATTCGCGAGCCTTACCGAGGCGGAGGCGCGGGCGCGTTCACGCGAGATCTGGCACTCGATCAACGAGCCGAACCTGCTGCAGAATATCCGCCCGACGCGCTCGCGCGCCTCGCTCGTGCTCCGGAAGGGCTCCGACCACACCGTCTCGAGCGTGCTGCTCCGCAAGCTCTGA
- the rplM gene encoding 50S ribosomal protein L13, which yields MTRTFTPKPSDIQHDWVVIDATDIVLGRLASHTAALLRGKHKAIFANHVDTGDFVIIVNADKVALTGQKLEQKKAYRHSGYPGGLTAVSYAELLEKNPVRAVEKAIRGMLPKNSLGRAQLKKLKVYTGPEHPHAAQQPKPYTLTQVAQ from the coding sequence GTGACGCGCACGTTCACTCCCAAGCCGTCCGACATCCAGCACGACTGGGTCGTCATCGACGCAACCGATATCGTTCTCGGTCGTCTCGCGAGCCACACCGCAGCACTGCTGCGCGGCAAGCACAAGGCGATCTTCGCGAACCACGTCGACACCGGTGACTTCGTCATCATCGTCAACGCCGACAAGGTGGCCCTCACCGGCCAGAAGCTCGAGCAGAAGAAGGCCTACCGCCACTCGGGGTACCCGGGCGGCCTCACGGCTGTCAGCTACGCCGAGCTCCTCGAGAAGAACCCCGTCCGCGCCGTCGAGAAGGCGATCCGCGGCATGCTCCCGAAGAACTCGCTCGGTCGGGCCCAGCTCAAGAAGCTGAAGGTCTACACCGGCCCGGAGCACCCGCACGCGGCCCAGCAGCCCAAGCCGTACACCCTCACCCAGGTCGCCCAGTAA
- the tsaE gene encoding tRNA (adenosine(37)-N6)-threonylcarbamoyltransferase complex ATPase subunit type 1 TsaE: protein MMRFEAPDTEAMEAFGRELGTVLRAGDVVVLTGPLGAGKTTLTRGIGAGLGIRGPVQSPTFVLARTHPSLVGGAPLVHVDAYRLGSSALLDDLDLDFDRSVVVVEWGAGLVEDVTDSWLEIVIERPTGASAVVARAADAAGEESIDGDADLDAALDADEPRVVTATGYGPRWADTPYAARA from the coding sequence ATGATGCGCTTCGAGGCGCCGGACACCGAGGCCATGGAGGCGTTCGGCCGTGAGCTCGGAACCGTGCTGCGGGCGGGCGACGTCGTCGTGCTCACCGGCCCGCTCGGGGCGGGCAAGACCACGCTCACGCGCGGCATCGGCGCGGGCCTCGGCATCCGCGGGCCGGTGCAGAGCCCGACGTTCGTGCTCGCTCGCACGCATCCGAGCCTCGTCGGCGGCGCCCCGCTCGTGCACGTCGACGCGTACCGGCTCGGCAGCTCGGCGCTGCTCGACGACCTCGATCTCGACTTCGACCGTTCGGTGGTCGTGGTCGAGTGGGGCGCCGGCCTCGTCGAGGACGTCACCGACTCGTGGCTCGAGATCGTCATCGAACGACCCACCGGTGCGAGCGCCGTCGTCGCGCGAGCAGCGGATGCCGCGGGCGAGGAGTCCATCGACGGCGACGCCGACCTCGATGCAGCGCTCGACGCCGACGAACCCCGGGTCGTCACGGCGACGGGGTACGGCCCCCGTTGGGCGGACACCCCGTACGCCGCGCGCGCGTAG
- the truA gene encoding tRNA pseudouridine(38-40) synthase TruA gives MVVSESVASPGTGGGPAVEAGADDGAVRVRLSIAYDGTRFNGWSRQPGLRTVQGLVEDALGLLFRRTGAVPRLTVAGRTDAGVHALGQVAHFDVPASALAAVTRARRGDATEPGAADLAAVLLRRLTGVLGASDADVVVTAAALAPDGFDARFSAMWRRYEYRIADAPAVRDPLDRLRTVWHPRTLDAERMDLAAQTLLGLHDFAAFCKPRAEATTIRTLQSYRWRRDVDGVLVASLQADAFCHSMVRALIGAAVAVGEGRLDLEAPAELLQAAQRTNAFMVMPAKGLVLTEVGYPDDHELAARAAQTRARRELRVRIEDGFAEASGAGE, from the coding sequence ATGGTCGTCTCCGAATCCGTCGCATCGCCCGGCACCGGTGGCGGTCCGGCCGTCGAAGCAGGCGCCGATGACGGCGCGGTGCGCGTGCGACTCTCGATCGCCTACGACGGCACCCGGTTCAACGGGTGGAGCCGGCAGCCGGGCCTGCGCACCGTCCAGGGGCTCGTCGAGGACGCGCTCGGGCTCCTCTTCCGTCGCACCGGCGCGGTACCGCGGCTGACGGTCGCGGGGCGCACCGATGCCGGCGTGCACGCGCTGGGGCAGGTGGCGCACTTCGACGTCCCGGCCTCCGCCCTCGCCGCGGTGACCCGGGCGCGGCGCGGCGATGCGACCGAACCCGGGGCCGCCGACCTCGCTGCGGTGCTGCTGCGACGGCTCACGGGCGTGCTCGGGGCATCCGATGCCGATGTCGTGGTGACGGCCGCCGCGCTCGCGCCCGACGGCTTCGACGCGCGCTTCTCGGCGATGTGGCGACGATACGAGTACCGCATCGCCGACGCGCCGGCGGTGCGCGATCCGCTCGACCGCCTGCGAACGGTCTGGCATCCGCGCACGCTCGATGCCGAGCGGATGGATCTCGCGGCGCAGACCCTGCTCGGGCTGCACGACTTCGCGGCGTTCTGCAAGCCGCGCGCCGAGGCGACGACCATCAGGACCCTGCAGTCCTACCGATGGCGGCGTGACGTCGACGGCGTGCTCGTGGCATCGCTGCAGGCCGATGCGTTCTGCCATTCGATGGTGCGCGCACTGATCGGCGCGGCCGTCGCGGTCGGCGAGGGCCGCCTCGACCTCGAGGCGCCGGCCGAACTGCTTCAGGCCGCGCAGCGCACGAATGCCTTCATGGTGATGCCGGCGAAGGGCCTCGTGCTGACCGAGGTCGGCTACCCCGACGACCATGAACTCGCGGCCCGCGCCGCACAGACGCGGGCACGGCGCGAACTGCGCGTGCGGATCGAGGACGGCTTCGCCGAAGCATCCGGGGCAGGGGAGTGA
- the glmS gene encoding glutamine--fructose-6-phosphate transaminase (isomerizing), producing MCGIVGYVGERNSLDVLMGGLRRLEYRGYDSAGVAVVDDDGAMETAKRAGKLQVLADELEANPLHRGGTGIGHTRWATHGGPTDVNAHPHLGDEGRLALIHNGIIENFSELKAELLADGYTFESETDTEVAAVLLGKEYRSTGDLRAAFRNTVSRLDGAFTLLAVHRSEPGVVVGARRNSPLVIGLGDGENFLGSDVAAFVEYTKRALAIGQDQIVAITAGDVVVTDFDGQPVEVEPFDVAWDASAAEKGGWSSFMRKEVAEQPEAVAKTLLGRVVDDAVVIPELESFGDEELRGVRRITVIACGTASYAGMVAKYAIEQWARVPVEVELSHEFRYREPVLDDHTLVVSISQSGETMDTLMAVKYAREQGARTISICNTQGATIPRESDAVVYTHAGPEVAVASTKAFVAQIAALYLFGLHLARVRGTLSAEEIAVQLHELQAVPEKLELVLAESEKVAQLAHWMADTRSVLFLGRHVGYPIALEGALKLKELAYIHAEGFAAGELKHGPIALIEPGQPVFVVVPSPRGSATLHPKVVSNIQEIRARGARVIAIAEAGDAAVLPFADEVLRIPLAAPLFEPLLAVVPLQIFAMELSQAKGLDVDQPRNLAKSVTVE from the coding sequence ATGTGTGGAATCGTCGGATACGTCGGAGAGCGCAACAGCCTCGACGTCCTTATGGGAGGCCTGCGTCGCCTCGAGTACCGTGGCTACGACTCGGCGGGAGTGGCGGTGGTCGACGACGACGGTGCCATGGAGACGGCCAAGCGGGCCGGCAAGCTGCAGGTGCTCGCCGACGAACTCGAGGCGAACCCCCTGCACCGCGGCGGCACCGGCATCGGCCACACCCGCTGGGCGACGCACGGTGGCCCGACCGACGTGAACGCCCACCCCCACCTCGGCGACGAGGGCCGCCTCGCCCTCATCCACAACGGCATCATCGAGAACTTCTCCGAGCTGAAGGCGGAACTCCTCGCCGACGGCTACACCTTCGAGAGCGAGACCGACACCGAGGTCGCCGCGGTGCTCCTCGGCAAGGAGTACCGGTCGACCGGTGACCTCCGAGCGGCCTTCCGCAACACCGTGTCACGGCTCGACGGCGCGTTCACCCTGCTGGCCGTGCACCGATCTGAGCCCGGCGTCGTCGTCGGCGCCCGCCGCAACTCCCCGCTGGTCATCGGCCTCGGCGACGGCGAGAACTTCCTGGGGTCGGATGTCGCGGCCTTCGTCGAGTACACGAAGCGCGCCCTGGCGATCGGCCAGGACCAGATCGTCGCGATCACCGCGGGCGACGTCGTGGTGACCGACTTCGACGGACAGCCCGTCGAGGTCGAGCCGTTCGACGTCGCGTGGGACGCCTCCGCCGCCGAGAAGGGCGGCTGGTCGTCGTTCATGCGCAAGGAGGTCGCCGAGCAGCCCGAGGCCGTCGCCAAGACGCTCCTCGGCCGCGTCGTCGACGACGCCGTGGTGATCCCCGAGCTCGAGTCGTTCGGCGATGAGGAGCTCCGAGGCGTCCGCCGCATCACCGTCATCGCCTGCGGTACCGCCTCCTACGCGGGGATGGTCGCGAAGTACGCGATCGAGCAGTGGGCGCGCGTGCCCGTGGAGGTCGAGCTCAGCCACGAGTTCCGCTACCGCGAGCCGGTGCTCGACGACCACACGCTGGTCGTCTCGATCAGCCAGTCTGGCGAGACGATGGACACGCTGATGGCCGTGAAGTACGCGCGCGAACAGGGTGCGCGCACGATCTCGATCTGCAACACGCAGGGCGCGACGATCCCGCGCGAGTCCGACGCCGTCGTCTACACGCACGCGGGCCCCGAGGTCGCCGTGGCGTCGACGAAGGCGTTCGTGGCGCAGATCGCCGCGCTCTACCTCTTCGGACTGCACCTCGCGCGGGTGCGCGGCACGCTGTCGGCCGAAGAGATCGCCGTCCAGCTCCACGAGCTCCAGGCGGTGCCCGAGAAGCTCGAGCTGGTGCTCGCCGAGTCCGAGAAGGTCGCGCAGCTCGCGCACTGGATGGCCGACACCCGCTCGGTGCTCTTCCTCGGCCGTCACGTCGGTTACCCCATCGCGCTCGAAGGCGCCCTGAAGCTCAAGGAGCTCGCGTACATCCACGCCGAGGGCTTCGCCGCAGGAGAGCTCAAGCACGGCCCGATCGCGCTCATCGAGCCGGGGCAGCCCGTCTTCGTGGTCGTGCCGAGCCCGCGCGGCTCCGCGACCCTTCACCCGAAGGTCGTCTCGAACATCCAGGAGATCCGCGCTCGCGGTGCACGCGTCATCGCGATCGCCGAGGCCGGCGACGCCGCGGTGCTGCCGTTCGCCGACGAGGTGCTGCGCATTCCGCTGGCGGCACCGCTCTTCGAGCCGCTGCTCGCGGTCGTGCCGCTGCAGATCTTCGCGATGGAGCTCTCGCAGGCGAAGGGCCTCGACGTCGACCAGCCGCGCAACCTCGCGAAGTCGGTCACGGTCGAGTGA
- a CDS encoding holo-ACP synthase: MIAGIGIDVVDIARFERSLTRTPALRERLFAESERGRPVRSLAARFAAKEALIKALGGNPVIRWHDMRVVQDEHGNPDFELSGAIAELTGSLGIERVHLTMSHDAGIASAFVVLETGTGCAS; encoded by the coding sequence GTGATCGCGGGGATCGGCATCGATGTCGTGGACATCGCCCGGTTCGAGCGGTCGCTGACCCGTACTCCCGCGCTCCGGGAGCGACTGTTCGCCGAGAGCGAACGCGGTCGGCCGGTGCGGTCGCTCGCCGCACGGTTCGCCGCGAAGGAGGCGCTCATCAAGGCGCTCGGCGGCAACCCCGTGATCCGGTGGCACGACATGCGCGTCGTCCAAGACGAGCACGGCAACCCCGACTTCGAGCTCTCGGGCGCGATCGCCGAGCTCACGGGCAGCCTCGGCATCGAGCGCGTGCACCTCACGATGAGCCACGACGCCGGCATCGCGAGCGCGTTCGTCGTGCTCGAGACCGGCACGGGGTGCGCGTCGTGA
- the glmM gene encoding phosphoglucosamine mutase, with product MPRLFGTDGVRGLANRELTADLALGLAQAAAAVLTQGRHADELRAAGRRPVAVVARDPRVSGEFLTAAVSAGLASSGVDVLDAGVIPTPATAFLIDSIRADFGVMISASHNPAPDNGIKFFSFGGTKLPDEVEDRIESFLGRQKLAPVGDGVGRIRRFADAEDRYVVHLLGTLPHRLEGLKVVLDCAHGAAAGVSPETFKDAGAEVIVIGADPDGMNINDGVGSTHLEQLQAAVIEHGADLGIAHDGDADRCLAVDADGNIIDGDRIMAILAVSMKERGTLTDDTLVVTVMSNLGLRRAMAEHGIRVVETKVGDRYVLEALAAEGLALGGEQSGHVIMSEFATTGDGVLTGLHLAAEMARTGKTIAELASVMTVYPQVLVNVRGVDHHALAADAEIAAAVAAVEAELGDSGRVLLRPSGTEPMVRVMVEAAEQEVAERHAESLAAVVRERLAID from the coding sequence ATGCCTCGGCTTTTCGGAACCGACGGGGTCCGGGGCCTGGCCAACCGTGAACTCACGGCTGACCTGGCCCTGGGCCTCGCCCAGGCGGCTGCCGCCGTCCTCACTCAAGGGCGCCACGCCGACGAGCTTCGTGCCGCCGGTCGGCGGCCGGTCGCCGTCGTGGCGCGCGATCCGCGCGTCTCCGGCGAGTTCCTCACCGCAGCCGTCTCGGCCGGCCTCGCGAGCTCCGGTGTCGACGTGCTCGACGCCGGGGTCATCCCGACCCCCGCGACGGCGTTCCTCATCGACTCGATCCGTGCCGACTTCGGCGTGATGATCTCGGCGTCGCACAACCCGGCGCCCGACAACGGCATCAAGTTCTTCTCCTTCGGCGGCACGAAACTGCCCGACGAGGTCGAAGACCGCATCGAGTCGTTCCTCGGCAGGCAGAAGCTCGCTCCGGTCGGCGACGGAGTCGGTCGCATCCGCCGCTTCGCCGACGCCGAAGACCGCTACGTCGTGCACCTGCTCGGCACGCTGCCGCACCGGCTCGAGGGCCTCAAGGTCGTGCTCGACTGCGCCCACGGCGCCGCGGCCGGCGTCTCGCCGGAGACGTTCAAGGACGCCGGCGCCGAGGTCATCGTCATCGGCGCCGACCCCGACGGCATGAACATCAACGACGGTGTCGGGTCGACGCACCTCGAGCAGCTCCAGGCCGCCGTCATCGAACACGGAGCCGATCTCGGCATCGCCCACGACGGCGACGCCGACCGCTGCCTCGCGGTCGACGCCGACGGCAACATCATCGACGGCGACCGGATCATGGCGATCCTCGCGGTCTCGATGAAGGAGCGCGGCACGCTCACCGACGACACCCTCGTCGTGACCGTCATGTCGAACCTCGGCCTGCGCCGCGCGATGGCCGAACACGGCATCCGCGTCGTCGAGACGAAGGTCGGCGACCGCTACGTGCTCGAGGCGCTCGCCGCCGAGGGCCTCGCCCTCGGCGGAGAGCAGTCGGGCCACGTCATCATGAGCGAGTTCGCCACCACCGGCGACGGAGTGCTGACGGGTCTTCACCTCGCCGCCGAGATGGCGCGCACCGGCAAGACCATCGCCGAGCTCGCCTCGGTCATGACGGTCTACCCGCAGGTGCTCGTGAACGTGCGCGGCGTCGACCACCACGCACTCGCCGCCGACGCGGAGATCGCTGCGGCGGTCGCCGCCGTCGAGGCCGAGCTGGGAGACAGCGGCCGCGTGCTGCTGCGCCCCTCGGGCACCGAGCCGATGGTCCGCGTCATGGTCGAGGCCGCCGAGCAGGAGGTCGCCGAGCGGCACGCCGAATCCCTCGCCGCCGTGGTGCGCGAGCGACTCGCCATCGACTGA
- the tsaB gene encoding tRNA (adenosine(37)-N6)-threonylcarbamoyltransferase complex dimerization subunit type 1 TsaB, whose amino-acid sequence MLLAIDTSTGTSVAVVDRDRATGELRCLAETGTDDTMRHAEVIGGFIRDALAQSGVDRRDLSGVAAGMGPGPFTGLRVGIAAAHAFALGIDRPFVPVVSHDAIAASRYAAGDTGPLLVVTDARRREFAVSEYDGLDRDGLPVRVGGPGLVPRDDVPAARGIRFDATVVSAGAIGVLAELAFAAGRLPLAADAPIYLRAPDVTPSAGKKVLR is encoded by the coding sequence ATGCTTCTCGCGATCGACACCTCGACGGGCACGAGTGTCGCGGTCGTCGATCGCGACCGCGCCACGGGCGAGCTGCGCTGCCTCGCCGAGACCGGCACCGACGACACGATGCGCCACGCCGAGGTGATCGGCGGCTTCATCAGGGACGCGCTCGCCCAGTCGGGCGTCGACCGGCGCGACCTCTCGGGCGTCGCCGCCGGCATGGGACCCGGCCCGTTCACGGGACTCCGCGTCGGCATCGCGGCCGCGCACGCCTTCGCGCTCGGCATCGACCGCCCGTTCGTGCCCGTCGTCAGTCACGACGCGATCGCCGCGAGCAGGTACGCCGCGGGCGACACCGGCCCGCTGCTGGTCGTCACCGATGCCCGTCGGCGCGAGTTCGCCGTCTCCGAGTACGACGGGCTCGACCGCGACGGCTTGCCCGTGCGGGTCGGCGGCCCCGGGCTCGTGCCGCGCGATGACGTGCCGGCGGCGCGGGGCATCCGCTTCGACGCGACGGTCGTCTCCGCGGGCGCGATCGGCGTGCTCGCCGAACTCGCCTTCGCCGCCGGGCGGCTACCGCTCGCGGCCGACGCGCCGATCTACCTGCGCGCACCCGACGTGACCCCCTCGGCCGGCAAGAAGGTGCTGCGATGA
- the alr gene encoding alanine racemase, whose translation MTTAADAAAPPFREAVVDLDAVRENVRTLAAAVAPARTMAVVKANAYGHGAVPVARAALSAGAEWLGVADIAEAHALRDAGIDAPLLAWLHDPGADFGPAIARDIDLGVSSREQLEAIVAAAASVGTAARVHLKLDTGLSRSGVAPEHWPGVVARAAELEAAGRLRVRGLFSHLANTSPDEDAAQLAAFELGIAQAEAAGLRAEVRHLASTAGALRLPAARFDLVRIGIGAYGIPPFGDGTTAADLGLRPVMTLRGRVAAVRRIEPGTGVSYGHTWRADRPTNLALVPLGYADGIPRQASGRGEVWIAGARRPVVGRIAMDQFVVDVGEDPVATGDEVVLFGDPQTGAPSADEWGDAADTIGYEIVTRIGARVPRRYLGGA comes from the coding sequence GTGACCACGGCAGCGGATGCCGCGGCGCCGCCGTTCCGTGAAGCGGTCGTCGACCTCGACGCCGTGCGCGAGAACGTCCGCACGCTCGCGGCGGCCGTGGCGCCCGCGCGCACGATGGCCGTGGTCAAGGCGAACGCCTACGGGCACGGCGCCGTGCCCGTGGCGCGGGCCGCGCTCTCGGCCGGTGCCGAGTGGCTGGGCGTCGCCGACATCGCCGAGGCGCATGCGCTCCGTGACGCGGGCATCGATGCACCGCTCCTCGCCTGGCTGCACGACCCCGGCGCCGACTTCGGGCCGGCGATCGCCCGCGACATCGATCTCGGCGTCTCCTCGCGCGAACAGCTCGAGGCGATCGTCGCTGCCGCGGCATCCGTCGGCACCGCCGCCCGCGTGCACCTGAAGCTCGACACCGGGCTCAGCCGCAGCGGGGTCGCACCCGAGCACTGGCCCGGAGTCGTCGCCCGCGCCGCAGAGCTCGAGGCCGCGGGGCGACTTCGCGTCCGCGGGCTCTTCAGCCACCTCGCCAACACCTCTCCCGACGAAGACGCCGCGCAGCTCGCGGCGTTCGAGCTCGGCATCGCGCAGGCCGAGGCGGCCGGATTGCGTGCCGAGGTGCGCCATCTCGCCTCGACCGCCGGTGCGTTGCGGCTGCCGGCGGCCCGCTTCGACCTCGTGCGCATCGGCATCGGCGCCTACGGCATCCCTCCGTTTGGCGACGGCACGACCGCCGCAGACCTCGGGCTCCGACCGGTGATGACCCTGCGAGGCCGCGTCGCCGCCGTGCGGCGCATCGAGCCGGGCACCGGCGTCTCCTACGGGCACACCTGGCGCGCCGATCGCCCGACGAACCTCGCGCTCGTGCCGCTCGGCTATGCCGACGGCATCCCGCGTCAGGCTTCGGGTCGTGGCGAGGTCTGGATCGCGGGGGCGCGGCGCCCGGTCGTCGGCCGCATCGCGATGGACCAGTTCGTGGTCGACGTCGGCGAAGACCCCGTCGCGACCGGCGACGAGGTCGTGCTGTTCGGCGACCCGCAGACCGGCGCCCCCTCGGCCGACGAGTGGGGCGACGCCGCCGACACGATCGGCTACGAGATCGTCACCCGCATCGGGGCGCGCGTGCCGCGGCGCTACCTCGGCGGCGCATGA
- the tsaD gene encoding tRNA (adenosine(37)-N6)-threonylcarbamoyltransferase complex transferase subunit TsaD, whose protein sequence is MNRDAPLILGIETSCDETGVGIVRGTTLLANTIASSMDEHARYGGIVPEVAARAHLEALGPTIRAALAEASVTLDDLDAVAVTSGPGLAGALMVGVGAAKALALSLDVPIYAVNHLVGHVGADLLDTAAPLETPTVALLVSGGHTSLLLVRDLVSDVELLGETIDDAAGEAFDKVARLLGLRYPGGPEIDRAAIGGDPRAIRFPRGLTQPKDLVAHRYDFSFSGLKTAVARWVEQREAAGEPVPLADVAASFREAVVDVLVSKAVAACTDLGVPRLLLGGGVVANSRLREVAIERADAAGIALRIPPLSLCTDNGAMIAALGAQLVMAGHPPSTLDFGADSTLPATEIQMAASVA, encoded by the coding sequence ATGAACCGGGACGCCCCGCTGATCCTCGGCATCGAGACCTCGTGCGACGAGACCGGCGTCGGCATCGTGCGCGGAACGACGCTCCTCGCCAACACGATCGCCTCCTCCATGGACGAGCACGCGCGATACGGCGGCATCGTGCCCGAGGTCGCGGCGCGTGCCCACCTCGAGGCGCTCGGCCCCACGATCCGGGCGGCGCTCGCCGAGGCATCCGTCACGCTCGACGACCTCGACGCCGTCGCCGTGACGAGCGGCCCCGGTCTCGCGGGTGCCCTCATGGTCGGAGTCGGGGCAGCGAAGGCCCTCGCCCTCTCGCTCGACGTGCCGATCTACGCGGTGAACCACCTCGTGGGCCACGTCGGCGCCGACCTGCTCGACACGGCCGCGCCGCTCGAGACGCCGACGGTCGCCCTGCTGGTCTCGGGTGGTCACACCTCGTTGCTGCTCGTGCGCGACCTCGTCTCCGACGTCGAGCTGCTCGGCGAGACGATCGACGACGCGGCAGGGGAGGCATTCGACAAGGTCGCCCGCCTGCTCGGCCTGCGCTACCCGGGCGGCCCCGAGATCGACCGGGCGGCGATCGGCGGCGACCCGCGTGCGATCCGCTTCCCGCGAGGGCTCACGCAGCCGAAGGACCTGGTCGCGCACCGCTACGACTTCAGCTTCTCGGGCCTGAAGACGGCCGTCGCGCGCTGGGTCGAGCAGCGCGAGGCCGCCGGTGAGCCAGTGCCGCTCGCCGACGTCGCGGCGAGCTTCCGCGAGGCCGTCGTCGACGTGCTCGTCTCGAAGGCGGTGGCCGCGTGCACCGACCTCGGGGTTCCGCGCCTGCTGCTCGGCGGCGGCGTCGTCGCCAATTCGCGCCTCCGCGAAGTGGCGATCGAGCGAGCGGATGCCGCGGGCATCGCCCTGCGCATTCCGCCGCTGTCGCTCTGCACCGACAACGGCGCGATGATCGCGGCCCTCGGCGCGCAACTCGTGATGGCGGGGCATCCGCCGTCGACGCTCGATTTCGGGGCCGACTCGACCCTGCCTGCGACCGAGATCCAGATGGCGGCGAGCGTCGCGTAG